A single window of Sporosarcina sp. FSL W7-1349 DNA harbors:
- a CDS encoding phage holin: MKINWRVRMKNKLFWLAMVPAFLLVMQIVAGWFGYELAADLIGEEATKFINSVFALLVILGVVVDPTTEGVEDSHQALWYDRPKKKGLK; encoded by the coding sequence ATGAAAATCAATTGGAGAGTACGAATGAAGAATAAACTGTTCTGGCTGGCCATGGTGCCGGCTTTTTTATTGGTCATGCAAATTGTAGCTGGATGGTTCGGCTACGAATTGGCAGCCGATCTAATCGGGGAAGAGGCCACCAAGTTTATCAACTCTGTTTTTGCCCTGCTCGTCATCCTTGGGGTCGTGGTGGATCCGACAACCGAGGGTGTGGAAGACAGCCATCAGGCCTTGTGGTATGATCGTCCGAAAAAGAAGGGGTTGAAGTAA
- a CDS encoding phage holin family protein: MEITGVKSIGALVVSFLIYLIGVVNEAVVVLVFFMLLDVVTGLLRSWITKSWDSTIGFSGVVKKLGIFIMIGMAASIEYMVMAVGQDPKSLIILGVTSFFIVNEGISILENCAQIGLPIPAVLFNALEKMHRDPSGKEQRLIRHPILDRIDKKELLKENEALHHQLKKAKGDKSDENQLESTNEE, translated from the coding sequence ATGGAAATTACAGGCGTTAAAAGCATCGGGGCGCTCGTGGTCAGCTTTTTGATATATTTGATCGGAGTAGTGAATGAGGCGGTTGTAGTTCTCGTCTTTTTCATGCTCCTCGATGTCGTAACCGGTCTACTGCGTTCATGGATTACGAAGTCATGGGACAGCACTATCGGGTTTTCAGGCGTCGTCAAAAAGCTAGGTATTTTCATCATGATCGGCATGGCAGCATCCATCGAATACATGGTCATGGCTGTCGGACAAGACCCGAAAAGCTTAATCATCCTTGGAGTAACGTCTTTTTTTATTGTCAACGAGGGGATTTCCATTCTCGAAAACTGCGCACAAATTGGATTGCCCATCCCGGCAGTCCTTTTTAATGCCTTAGAAAAGATGCACCGGGATCCCTCCGGAAAAGAGCAACGACTTATCCGGCATCCGATACTAGATCGGATTGATAAAAAAGAGCTATTAAAGGAAAACGAGGCTCTGCATCATCAACTAAAAAAAGCAAAAGGGGATAAATCAGATGAAAATCAATTGGAGAGTACGAATGAAGAATAA
- a CDS encoding phage tail protein, whose product MVQYGTIITNIGLAKITNAQITQDTVDLLHIALGDGNGAYYVPSQNQTTLKKEVWRGVIADMSVSESNPNRISVSAYISSTVGGFTIREIGLFDTENNLIALSLYPEQYKPQLSEGVSEDVLLHFEIETSNASVVNLAVDPTIIIASRKYVDDKVASAMGNTSQKVDTLQTSLTAHLADMAKHNQFIHEGQLHQIGFGYNPTLGCVTFSIREVM is encoded by the coding sequence ATGGTACAGTACGGAACGATAATTACGAACATCGGCCTAGCCAAGATTACAAATGCTCAAATCACCCAAGATACTGTAGATCTTTTGCACATTGCCCTGGGGGATGGAAACGGAGCTTATTACGTACCGTCTCAAAATCAAACTACTTTAAAGAAGGAGGTTTGGCGTGGAGTAATTGCTGATATGTCAGTCAGCGAAAGTAATCCCAATCGCATCTCTGTAAGCGCCTATATCTCCAGTACTGTGGGCGGTTTCACAATAAGGGAGATTGGTCTGTTTGATACAGAAAACAATCTAATAGCTCTATCTCTTTATCCAGAGCAATACAAACCCCAACTTTCCGAAGGTGTGTCGGAAGACGTTTTGCTTCATTTTGAAATCGAAACGTCAAATGCAAGCGTAGTAAATCTCGCTGTTGATCCAACTATTATTATTGCAAGTAGGAAGTATGTCGATGACAAAGTTGCAAGCGCTATGGGGAACACCTCTCAAAAAGTGGATACTTTACAGACATCGCTTACTGCACATTTGGCGGATATGGCGAAGCATAATCAGTTTATTCATGAAGGTCAACTGCATCAAATCGGTTTTGGTTATAATCCAACACTAGGTTGTGTGACGTTCAGTATTAGAGAGGTGATGTAA
- a CDS encoding putative phage tail protein, with protein sequence MSNRVMRNLPPIYHELIEAKALTESVSNELEMIEVAKKRVENEQFIETSSERFIRIREQGYDIRADPSTETLDFRRRRLIARQSSRMPITQRRVHEILRTLVSGGFEEHLDVEKCETLFVFDATEQSISREIDYTLERLIPLNMKLSIARRVKTKVYVPAYMNVGTEITIHPMQIGDIRDQVNLNVAAYAQITREVTINPI encoded by the coding sequence GTGAGTAATCGTGTAATGCGAAATCTCCCTCCTATCTATCATGAATTGATTGAAGCGAAAGCCTTAACCGAAAGCGTATCGAATGAACTAGAAATGATTGAGGTAGCAAAAAAACGGGTTGAAAATGAGCAATTCATTGAGACTTCAAGCGAACGGTTTATTCGGATTCGTGAGCAAGGGTATGACATTCGCGCGGATCCATCAACTGAAACGTTGGACTTTAGACGAAGGCGACTTATCGCAAGGCAATCCTCAAGAATGCCAATCACTCAACGTAGGGTGCATGAGATCTTGAGGACCTTGGTGAGTGGTGGATTTGAAGAGCATCTTGATGTAGAAAAGTGTGAAACGCTTTTTGTATTTGATGCAACCGAACAGTCAATTAGTCGAGAAATTGACTACACATTAGAGCGTTTAATTCCACTTAACATGAAATTGTCAATTGCACGACGTGTGAAAACAAAAGTTTATGTCCCGGCATACATGAACGTAGGAACTGAGATCACGATACACCCTATGCAAATTGGTGATATCCGAGATCAAGTTAACTTGAATGTTGCTGCATATGCACAAATTACTCGGGAAGTAACGATCAATCCTATATAG
- a CDS encoding baseplate J/gp47 family protein, producing the protein MFEYQTFETITDRMIAFVEEWKREKGESIDIREGAVVYDMSAMTSKELQEFYIALDGVILETYPETASRPNLIKRAAEYGIVPDEATHAVLKGDFNIDIPIGSRFSLGELNYVAIQRISPGVYEMECETSGIIGNTQFGSLIPIEYIDGLQTAELTELLIPGEDEEETEVFRRRFFLTRKQIPYGGNRDDYYQKVLKIDGVGGMKSYRAPNGGGTVGVTIIASDYSVPTPTLINEAQTIIDPIPNNGEGLGVAPYGHRVTVKGVEEVVVDIAMKLVLSNATPGQLQPEVEAICEEYLLSLRKKWSENDVLVVRKLQIEASAINISGIADITESTINGIDSNLILTRDQIPVLGVVTLSE; encoded by the coding sequence ATGTTTGAATATCAAACTTTCGAGACAATTACAGATCGTATGATTGCATTTGTCGAGGAATGGAAGCGTGAAAAAGGCGAATCCATAGACATACGTGAAGGTGCCGTTGTCTATGATATGAGCGCTATGACCTCAAAGGAGCTTCAAGAATTCTACATTGCGCTTGATGGCGTTATCCTAGAGACTTACCCAGAAACAGCATCAAGACCGAATCTAATTAAACGTGCAGCTGAGTACGGCATTGTTCCCGATGAAGCTACCCATGCGGTGTTAAAAGGCGATTTCAATATTGATATTCCGATCGGTTCAAGATTCTCGCTTGGTGAACTGAACTACGTTGCTATACAACGAATATCACCAGGTGTTTATGAAATGGAATGTGAAACATCCGGAATCATCGGTAATACGCAATTCGGTTCACTCATCCCAATCGAATACATTGATGGGCTGCAAACCGCCGAATTAACCGAGCTACTCATTCCTGGTGAAGATGAAGAGGAAACTGAAGTGTTTAGACGCAGGTTCTTTCTGACTCGTAAACAGATTCCGTATGGCGGAAATCGGGATGATTATTATCAAAAGGTATTGAAAATCGATGGGGTCGGAGGGATGAAATCGTATCGCGCCCCAAATGGCGGCGGAACCGTAGGTGTCACAATTATCGCTTCTGATTACAGTGTACCCACTCCCACTCTTATTAATGAAGCTCAAACGATTATAGATCCAATACCAAATAACGGCGAAGGTTTGGGAGTCGCGCCATATGGGCACCGAGTAACGGTTAAAGGCGTTGAAGAGGTCGTGGTAGATATCGCTATGAAGCTCGTTTTATCAAATGCAACTCCTGGACAACTCCAACCAGAAGTCGAAGCGATCTGTGAAGAATATCTTCTTTCTTTACGTAAGAAGTGGAGCGAGAATGATGTCTTGGTTGTTCGTAAACTTCAAATTGAAGCAAGCGCAATCAATATTTCTGGAATAGCAGATATTACAGAATCGACGATTAATGGAATCGACTCCAATTTAATTTTAACTCGTGACCAGATTCCGGTTCTCGGGGTGGTGACTCTCAGTGAGTAA
- a CDS encoding DUF2634 domain-containing protein: MIPQQIENDGLELNFEEAQSPSRTYKIDLEKKRIIGYIDEREAVEQFIYKVLSTERYEYLIYSWNYGAEIAKLFGQPIPYVYSELKRLITEALTQDDRITGVDAFLFTHIKNKVHMRMTVHTIYGEIEAEKEVLVA; encoded by the coding sequence ATGATACCTCAACAAATTGAAAATGATGGGTTAGAACTTAATTTCGAAGAAGCTCAAAGTCCTTCTCGAACATATAAAATCGACTTGGAAAAGAAGCGTATTATCGGCTATATCGATGAACGCGAAGCGGTCGAACAGTTTATTTATAAAGTCTTATCAACTGAGCGCTATGAGTATTTGATCTACAGTTGGAATTATGGAGCTGAGATCGCGAAACTGTTTGGCCAGCCGATTCCATATGTATACAGTGAACTTAAAAGATTAATAACGGAAGCATTGACGCAAGATGATCGAATTACAGGCGTTGATGCTTTTTTGTTTACCCACATTAAAAATAAAGTCCATATGCGTATGACCGTTCACACCATTTACGGTGAGATTGAAGCCGAGAAGGAGGTACTGGTTGCATAA
- a CDS encoding DUF2577 domain-containing protein — translation MTDIIRAIRKIVLNALNAQQLTNIVYGTVENVSPLKIRVDQKLLLEQEQLKLTRAVMDYEVDMTVDHVTENRSGGGGYAEFESHNHEYKGRKKFLIHNGLVDGDKVTMIRAHGGQQYLVIDKEVVG, via the coding sequence ATGACTGATATTATTCGGGCTATCCGTAAAATTGTATTAAATGCACTGAATGCCCAACAGCTCACCAATATTGTTTATGGCACCGTTGAGAATGTTTCACCTTTAAAAATACGAGTGGACCAAAAACTCCTACTTGAACAGGAGCAGCTTAAATTAACACGTGCAGTAATGGATTATGAGGTTGATATGACAGTTGATCACGTGACTGAAAACCGTTCCGGAGGCGGTGGTTATGCAGAATTTGAATCTCATAACCATGAATATAAAGGTCGAAAGAAGTTCCTGATTCATAATGGTTTAGTTGACGGAGACAAAGTGACGATGATTCGCGCGCACGGCGGCCAGCAATATCTTGTTATCGATAAAGAGGTGGTTGGATGA
- a CDS encoding XkdQ/YqbQ family protein: MSKSKLYILSRGRIFECAVEEGVVWETHRKSTPGKLAFNVLKDEALGFHEGDAVRFDYDGHKIFFGFVFIKKRTNNRIISVTAYDQLRYFKNKDTYVYKNKTAAQVLQMVVSDFRLKAGIVADTKHVIASRVEDNQELFTIMDNALSITTQNTGELYVLYDDYGSLNLRSAKTLKTDILIDEESGETFEYTTSIDENTHNKIKLSRENKKTGKREIFIAQDSGNINDWGVLQYTDTVEEKENGKAKADALLSLYNRKSRKLHINKVFGDVRMRGGATVGVQMYLGDLTVANFMMIETAKHTFKESDYRVDLKLIGGDFVA; encoded by the coding sequence TTGAGTAAATCAAAGCTATATATCCTCTCAAGAGGGCGGATATTTGAATGCGCTGTCGAGGAAGGGGTTGTTTGGGAAACCCATCGCAAAAGCACTCCGGGCAAGCTAGCTTTCAATGTACTGAAAGATGAAGCATTAGGATTTCACGAAGGTGATGCGGTGCGCTTTGATTATGATGGCCACAAAATATTCTTTGGTTTCGTATTCATAAAAAAGCGAACCAACAACCGAATCATCAGCGTAACGGCATATGATCAGTTGCGTTATTTTAAAAACAAAGACACGTATGTCTACAAAAATAAAACGGCTGCACAGGTCCTTCAAATGGTTGTCAGTGATTTTCGGCTTAAAGCAGGTATTGTCGCAGATACAAAGCATGTTATTGCATCCAGGGTGGAGGACAATCAAGAGCTCTTCACCATAATGGATAATGCTTTATCAATAACCACCCAAAATACCGGGGAGTTGTACGTACTGTATGATGACTACGGCTCGCTGAATTTGAGAAGTGCCAAAACGCTTAAAACCGATATTTTAATAGATGAAGAAAGTGGTGAAACGTTCGAGTACACCACTTCCATCGATGAAAATACGCATAATAAAATCAAACTTTCTCGGGAGAATAAAAAGACCGGGAAACGGGAAATTTTCATTGCCCAGGACAGCGGGAACATCAACGATTGGGGTGTGCTCCAATACACAGACACAGTTGAAGAAAAAGAAAATGGTAAAGCGAAAGCGGATGCCTTATTGAGTTTGTATAATAGGAAATCCCGGAAATTGCACATCAACAAGGTTTTTGGCGATGTACGAATGCGTGGTGGCGCCACTGTCGGTGTCCAAATGTATCTCGGCGATTTGACCGTAGCTAATTTCATGATGATTGAAACGGCCAAACACACCTTCAAAGAATCGGATTATAGAGTTGATTTGAAACTGATAGGCGGTGATTTCGTTGCGTGA
- a CDS encoding LysM peptidoglycan-binding domain-containing protein — protein MYNFFLDGVQFPIAPSEMNMRINNQNETIVLMNEGEVNILKKPGLTDIEFEVLLPNVKYPFAVYPDGFHPAAHFLEKLEQLKIGQEPFQFIVNRMMPSGNLLFDTNMSVSLEDYEIQEDAENGFDIVVSINLKQDRPYGTKRLKVETSTSNGGTTKKATVEKQRPTTSKKIPKSVTVKSGDTLWAIAKRELGDGSKYTELAKINNLANPSAIKAGQVIKLE, from the coding sequence ATGTATAACTTCTTTCTGGATGGTGTACAGTTTCCAATCGCGCCTTCCGAAATGAATATGCGGATTAATAACCAAAACGAAACCATCGTCCTAATGAACGAAGGCGAAGTTAATATTTTAAAGAAACCCGGCCTAACGGATATTGAGTTTGAAGTCCTTCTTCCAAACGTCAAATATCCGTTTGCTGTTTATCCGGACGGATTCCACCCGGCTGCTCACTTTTTAGAGAAACTTGAACAATTAAAAATTGGACAAGAGCCGTTTCAATTCATCGTCAATCGAATGATGCCAAGCGGAAATCTTTTGTTTGATACAAATATGTCGGTATCTCTTGAGGATTATGAGATTCAGGAGGATGCAGAAAACGGCTTTGATATTGTAGTCTCGATTAATTTGAAGCAAGACAGGCCATACGGCACAAAACGATTGAAAGTCGAAACAAGCACTTCGAACGGCGGTACGACTAAGAAAGCGACTGTAGAAAAACAACGTCCTACCACCTCAAAGAAGATTCCAAAATCAGTAACGGTCAAAAGTGGAGACACACTTTGGGCGATCGCTAAACGGGAGTTAGGGGATGGATCAAAATATACCGAGCTCGCCAAAATTAATAACCTTGCCAATCCAAGTGCAATCAAAGCTGGGCAGGTGATTAAGCTTGAGTAA
- a CDS encoding tape measure protein gives MMSQQFRAMNMAMSTVIDSFHSLEDATGRAVDVSALNAAQRELHKVEASFNQIEGEIRQAEQAQNRLNNDINEGSNLMKRFGSAVLSAVSAYASYRGLEKLTNISDAYANTTARISMMNDGLQTTAELQDEIYQAAQNSYSLFSDTANMVAKLGNNAASAFESSAEIVDFAELIQKQFSIAGTSAMEASNAALQLTQALGSGVLRGDELNSIFEQAPNIIQNIADYLDVPIGSIREMAREGELTAEIVKASMFAAADDINRKFDSMPKTWGNVWTEMTNYANNKMSSVSHRINDFINSANFAYLQQSAMQAFDIVVMGINFVIAMLISFGNIVANVAQFFQEHWSIFEPILLVIAVVLGSIVTILLAKYAVLGLIRVATLAWAAAQWVVNAAYLGSPITWVLIAIIAIIALIVYALIMWGEQTATVIGFIIGLFMLLYARIHNVIANLWNIFAAIAEFFVNVWQHPMYSVRKMFYNLASNVLDQAIAMARGWDGFATSFVNAIIKAVNIAIKAWNAFIEILPDGVASTLGLGKGTEFSYRESITSDLEGIKGALGDWVGETPADYWEAPKMDFMDFGEAWNSGFDWGYDGTMVVSDSLNGLVEKAKGFLDYDTPMNDSALQAALEGYGLGGTDYGGLLDAIDDGNDAGKKTAGNTKKLADSVSMAGDDLKYLRDLAERDVINRYTTAEIKVDMKNENYINNEMDIDGVIDRFGERVEEVAETLAEGDDSDV, from the coding sequence ATGATGAGCCAACAATTCAGGGCAATGAATATGGCGATGTCCACGGTCATTGATAGCTTCCATTCATTAGAAGACGCGACAGGTAGAGCGGTAGACGTCTCTGCTTTGAATGCGGCGCAACGCGAATTACACAAAGTTGAAGCAAGTTTCAATCAAATAGAAGGCGAGATAAGGCAAGCTGAACAAGCTCAAAACAGGTTGAATAACGACATTAATGAAGGTAGCAATCTAATGAAGCGATTTGGAAGTGCGGTTTTAAGCGCTGTTTCTGCTTATGCTTCATATAGAGGGCTGGAGAAACTAACCAACATATCAGACGCATACGCAAATACAACTGCTCGAATATCAATGATGAACGACGGTCTACAGACAACTGCCGAACTGCAAGATGAAATTTATCAAGCGGCCCAAAACTCTTATTCATTATTTAGTGATACTGCCAATATGGTTGCGAAACTAGGAAATAATGCTGCTAGTGCATTTGAAAGCAGCGCGGAAATTGTAGACTTCGCTGAATTGATACAAAAGCAATTTTCTATAGCCGGAACGAGTGCGATGGAAGCGAGTAACGCGGCATTACAATTAACCCAGGCGTTGGGGTCAGGCGTATTACGCGGTGATGAGCTTAACTCGATCTTTGAGCAAGCGCCAAACATCATACAAAACATTGCAGATTATTTAGATGTGCCGATCGGATCCATTCGAGAGATGGCCAGAGAAGGGGAACTGACTGCCGAAATTGTGAAAGCCTCCATGTTTGCGGCTGCTGACGATATTAACCGCAAGTTTGACAGTATGCCCAAGACGTGGGGGAATGTTTGGACCGAGATGACAAACTATGCCAATAACAAGATGTCAAGTGTATCGCATCGTATTAACGATTTTATCAACTCGGCAAACTTTGCGTATCTGCAGCAATCAGCTATGCAGGCATTCGATATAGTCGTAATGGGGATTAACTTCGTTATCGCAATGTTGATTTCATTCGGGAACATAGTGGCAAATGTAGCTCAATTCTTTCAAGAACATTGGTCGATATTCGAGCCGATCTTACTGGTAATCGCTGTGGTGCTAGGAAGTATTGTCACTATACTTTTAGCTAAATACGCAGTCCTAGGGTTGATAAGGGTGGCAACGCTAGCTTGGGCGGCTGCTCAATGGGTTGTTAATGCTGCATATTTAGGAAGCCCGATTACTTGGGTCTTGATCGCAATCATCGCAATCATTGCCCTGATAGTGTACGCCCTTATTATGTGGGGTGAACAAACAGCTACTGTAATCGGTTTTATCATCGGGCTGTTCATGTTGCTATATGCTCGTATTCATAATGTTATAGCGAATCTATGGAACATCTTTGCGGCCATAGCTGAGTTTTTTGTAAACGTTTGGCAGCATCCGATGTATTCTGTTCGAAAAATGTTTTACAACCTAGCTAGTAATGTGCTAGATCAAGCGATTGCAATGGCTCGTGGCTGGGATGGATTCGCCACATCCTTCGTAAATGCAATTATCAAAGCGGTTAATATTGCAATTAAAGCGTGGAACGCATTTATTGAGATTCTTCCAGATGGGGTCGCATCGACCCTCGGGCTAGGAAAAGGAACGGAGTTTTCATACAGAGAATCAATCACAAGTGATCTAGAAGGAATCAAGGGAGCTTTAGGAGACTGGGTTGGAGAAACCCCGGCTGATTACTGGGAAGCGCCAAAAATGGACTTTATGGACTTCGGTGAAGCGTGGAATTCCGGTTTTGATTGGGGTTACGACGGAACGATGGTTGTCAGTGATTCATTAAATGGCCTCGTTGAAAAAGCAAAAGGTTTCCTCGATTATGATACACCCATGAATGATTCGGCATTACAAGCTGCGCTTGAAGGCTACGGTCTTGGTGGTACTGATTACGGTGGTCTTCTGGATGCAATTGACGACGGCAACGACGCGGGTAAAAAGACCGCAGGCAATACCAAAAAGCTTGCTGATAGTGTAAGTATGGCGGGGGATGACTTGAAATATCTCCGGGATCTAGCAGAACGTGACGTCATCAATCGCTATACGACAGCTGAGATTAAAGTGGATATGAAAAACGAAAACTACATCAATAACGAAATGGATATTGATGGTGTAATTGATCGATTCGGCGAACGCGTCGAAGAAGTAGCAGAAACATTAGCGGAAGGTGACGATAGCGATGTATAA
- a CDS encoding phage tail assembly chaperone, producing the protein MSNLQAFFAQNIEKVGIEKIEVSKRFKEPVLDENGEQVFDENGKPVMQVIKWHFGAIDGEQDTANRKACTKRMPVPGKKGMFMPETDFDQYTLKNAVSTIKFPNLHDAELQKSYGVNGAENLLQKMLLPGELTEVKKITQEVNGFNIGMDELVEEAKN; encoded by the coding sequence ATGAGTAACTTACAAGCTTTCTTTGCACAAAATATTGAAAAAGTAGGAATCGAGAAAATAGAGGTTTCTAAGCGGTTTAAAGAACCCGTCCTTGACGAGAATGGTGAACAAGTTTTTGATGAAAATGGCAAACCTGTAATGCAAGTCATTAAGTGGCATTTTGGGGCGATTGACGGAGAGCAAGACACCGCTAACCGTAAAGCGTGTACGAAGCGGATGCCGGTTCCAGGTAAAAAGGGTATGTTCATGCCAGAGACAGACTTTGACCAATACACCCTAAAAAATGCGGTTTCGACGATTAAGTTTCCTAATTTACACGATGCAGAATTACAAAAATCATATGGGGTTAATGGCGCTGAAAACTTGCTTCAAAAAATGCTGTTGCCGGGTGAACTGACAGAAGTGAAAAAGATCACTCAAGAAGTTAACGGTTTCAATATCGGCATGGACGAACTTGTAGAAGAAGCAAAAAACTAA
- a CDS encoding phage tail tube protein: MTETMHAKDSIHGAQGEAFVTVEGNRYKFANVINLEARYDKTKTQVPIMGRVSKGNKATGGEGTGSATFHYNTSIFRELLYRYQETGEDIYFDIQVTNEDASATVGRQTTILKDCNMDGGIVALIDADAEYLEDSFDFTFERFEFPERFSILNTMQS, encoded by the coding sequence ATGACAGAAACAATGCACGCCAAAGATTCAATTCACGGGGCGCAGGGAGAAGCGTTTGTGACGGTTGAAGGTAATCGTTATAAATTTGCGAACGTAATCAATTTGGAAGCGAGATACGACAAAACCAAAACGCAAGTTCCGATCATGGGACGAGTTAGCAAGGGGAACAAAGCAACTGGCGGCGAAGGAACCGGTTCGGCCACGTTTCATTACAACACTTCCATTTTCCGAGAGCTGCTTTACCGCTACCAGGAAACAGGGGAGGATATCTACTTCGACATCCAAGTGACAAATGAAGATGCGTCTGCGACTGTTGGTCGGCAAACAACAATCCTGAAAGATTGCAATATGGATGGCGGCATCGTGGCATTAATCGACGCGGATGCAGAATACCTAGAGGATTCTTTCGACTTTACGTTTGAGCGGTTCGAATTCCCAGAACGGTTCAGTATTTTAAATACAATGCAATCGTAA